A genomic segment from Etheostoma spectabile isolate EspeVRDwgs_2016 chromosome 11, UIUC_Espe_1.0, whole genome shotgun sequence encodes:
- the LOC116697919 gene encoding probable inactive tRNA-specific adenosine deaminase-like protein 3 isoform X1 → MLKEEEAQTMEPQAKRWKGLVCDDSDSWVAHPVLSDEQSQDVELVKAFAAPIVNKKETSRLLRELSSLYPLNGLQHIKRVRAVREKDSPHPLEVLVCLVSDAPDMKVINIDSLLPSEEVRRDGLGEPFVVKVPARPPLTRPQFERASKHWPTSFHEDKQVTVALRGELFSPPQKARMHMYMTTALTAAKAGRELGMEAVGAVVVDPATERIIAVGHDCRGDHPLHHAAMVCIDLVAQSQGGGCYSFDRYPACGFTSPTSDTCQSVPGAERSAQPYICTGYDLYVTREPCVMCAMALVHSRIGRVFYGAASADGAAGTRYKIHSQKDLNHHFEVYKGVLGKQCEDLNGLGDHKRESVQQSE, encoded by the coding sequence GAGGAAGCCCAAACAATGGAGCCACAGGCGAAGCGCTGGAAAGGGTTGGTGTGCGACGACTCCGACTCCTGGGTTGCTCATCCCGTCCTGTCAGATGAGCAGTCGCAAGACGTCGAGCTGGTCAAGGCGTTTGCTGCACCCATTGTCAACAAGAAAGAGACATCGCGGCTTCTCCGGGAGCTGAGCAGCCTGTACCCGTTGAATGGCCTTCAGCACATCAAGAGGGTGCGGGCGGTCAGGGAGAAGGACAGCCCTCATCCTCTGGAAGTCCTCGTGTGCCTCGTCAGTGACGCACCAGACATGAAAGTGATCAACATCGACTCTCTGCTCCCCTCGGAGGAAGTTAGACGTGATGGATTAGGTGAGCCTTTTGTGGTGAAAGTCCCCGCACGCCCCCCCTTGACCCGACCCCAGTTTGAGCGGGCGAGCAAACACTGGCCTACGTCCTTTCACGAGGACAAACAGGTGACCGTGGCCCTGAGGGGCGAGCTCTTCAGTCCGCCTCAGAAGGCCAGGATGCACATGTACATGACGACGGCTTTAACAGCTGCCAAAGCAGGAAGGGAGTTGGGAATGGAGGCGGTGGGGGCTGTGGTGGTTGACCCGGCAACGGAGAGAATCATTGCAGTGGGCCACGACTGCAGGGGGGACCATCCTCTTCATCATGCAGCCATGGTCTGTATTGACCTGGTGGCTCAGAGCCAGGGCGGTGGATGTTATTCTTTTGACAGATACCCTGCTTGCGGGTTTACCTCACCAACATCTGACACCTGTCAGAGCGTTCCTGGTGCAGAGCGGAGCGCTCAGCCGTACATATGCACCGGGTACGACCTTTACGTGACCCGAGAACCTTGTGTCATGTGCGCCATGGCGCTGGTACACTCCCGGATAGGTCGGGTCTTCTACGGCGCTGCCTCGGCTGACGGGGCTGCAGGGACCAGATATAAAATCCACTCGCAGAAAGATCTGAACCATCACTTTGAGGTTTACAAAGGAGTGCTGGGCAAGCAGTGCGAGGATCTTAACGGTCTGGGAGACCACAAAAGAGAGAGTGTACAGCAAAGTGAATAA
- the LOC116697919 gene encoding probable inactive tRNA-specific adenosine deaminase-like protein 3 isoform X3, giving the protein MSTPSRALENPSKEEAQTMEPQAKRWKGLVCDDSDSWVAHPVLSDEQSQDVELVKAFAAPIVNKKETSRLLRELSSLYPLNGLQHIKRVRAVREKDSPHPLEVLVCLVSDAPDMKVINIDSLLPSEEVRRDGLGEPFVVKVPARPPLTRPQFERASKHWPTSFHEDKQVTVALRGELFSPPQKARMHMYMTTALTAAKAGRELGMEAVGAVVVDPATERIIAVGHDCRGDHPLHHAAMVCIDLVAQSQGGGCYSFDRYPACGFTSPTSDTCQSVPGAERSAQPYICTGYDLYVTREPCVMCAMALVHSRIGRVFYGAASADGAAGTRYKIHSQKDLNHHFEVYKGVLGKQCEDLNGLGDHKRESVQQSE; this is encoded by the coding sequence GAGGAAGCCCAAACAATGGAGCCACAGGCGAAGCGCTGGAAAGGGTTGGTGTGCGACGACTCCGACTCCTGGGTTGCTCATCCCGTCCTGTCAGATGAGCAGTCGCAAGACGTCGAGCTGGTCAAGGCGTTTGCTGCACCCATTGTCAACAAGAAAGAGACATCGCGGCTTCTCCGGGAGCTGAGCAGCCTGTACCCGTTGAATGGCCTTCAGCACATCAAGAGGGTGCGGGCGGTCAGGGAGAAGGACAGCCCTCATCCTCTGGAAGTCCTCGTGTGCCTCGTCAGTGACGCACCAGACATGAAAGTGATCAACATCGACTCTCTGCTCCCCTCGGAGGAAGTTAGACGTGATGGATTAGGTGAGCCTTTTGTGGTGAAAGTCCCCGCACGCCCCCCCTTGACCCGACCCCAGTTTGAGCGGGCGAGCAAACACTGGCCTACGTCCTTTCACGAGGACAAACAGGTGACCGTGGCCCTGAGGGGCGAGCTCTTCAGTCCGCCTCAGAAGGCCAGGATGCACATGTACATGACGACGGCTTTAACAGCTGCCAAAGCAGGAAGGGAGTTGGGAATGGAGGCGGTGGGGGCTGTGGTGGTTGACCCGGCAACGGAGAGAATCATTGCAGTGGGCCACGACTGCAGGGGGGACCATCCTCTTCATCATGCAGCCATGGTCTGTATTGACCTGGTGGCTCAGAGCCAGGGCGGTGGATGTTATTCTTTTGACAGATACCCTGCTTGCGGGTTTACCTCACCAACATCTGACACCTGTCAGAGCGTTCCTGGTGCAGAGCGGAGCGCTCAGCCGTACATATGCACCGGGTACGACCTTTACGTGACCCGAGAACCTTGTGTCATGTGCGCCATGGCGCTGGTACACTCCCGGATAGGTCGGGTCTTCTACGGCGCTGCCTCGGCTGACGGGGCTGCAGGGACCAGATATAAAATCCACTCGCAGAAAGATCTGAACCATCACTTTGAGGTTTACAAAGGAGTGCTGGGCAAGCAGTGCGAGGATCTTAACGGTCTGGGAGACCACAAAAGAGAGAGTGTACAGCAAAGTGAATAA
- the LOC116697919 gene encoding probable inactive tRNA-specific adenosine deaminase-like protein 3 isoform X2 encodes MEPQAKRWKGLVCDDSDSWVAHPVLSDEQSQDVELVKAFAAPIVNKKETSRLLRELSSLYPLNGLQHIKRVRAVREKDSPHPLEVLVCLVSDAPDMKVINIDSLLPSEEVRRDGLGEPFVVKVPARPPLTRPQFERASKHWPTSFHEDKQVTVALRGELFSPPQKARMHMYMTTALTAAKAGRELGMEAVGAVVVDPATERIIAVGHDCRGDHPLHHAAMVCIDLVAQSQGGGCYSFDRYPACGFTSPTSDTCQSVPGAERSAQPYICTGYDLYVTREPCVMCAMALVHSRIGRVFYGAASADGAAGTRYKIHSQKDLNHHFEVYKGVLGKQCEDLNGLGDHKRESVQQSE; translated from the coding sequence ATGGAGCCACAGGCGAAGCGCTGGAAAGGGTTGGTGTGCGACGACTCCGACTCCTGGGTTGCTCATCCCGTCCTGTCAGATGAGCAGTCGCAAGACGTCGAGCTGGTCAAGGCGTTTGCTGCACCCATTGTCAACAAGAAAGAGACATCGCGGCTTCTCCGGGAGCTGAGCAGCCTGTACCCGTTGAATGGCCTTCAGCACATCAAGAGGGTGCGGGCGGTCAGGGAGAAGGACAGCCCTCATCCTCTGGAAGTCCTCGTGTGCCTCGTCAGTGACGCACCAGACATGAAAGTGATCAACATCGACTCTCTGCTCCCCTCGGAGGAAGTTAGACGTGATGGATTAGGTGAGCCTTTTGTGGTGAAAGTCCCCGCACGCCCCCCCTTGACCCGACCCCAGTTTGAGCGGGCGAGCAAACACTGGCCTACGTCCTTTCACGAGGACAAACAGGTGACCGTGGCCCTGAGGGGCGAGCTCTTCAGTCCGCCTCAGAAGGCCAGGATGCACATGTACATGACGACGGCTTTAACAGCTGCCAAAGCAGGAAGGGAGTTGGGAATGGAGGCGGTGGGGGCTGTGGTGGTTGACCCGGCAACGGAGAGAATCATTGCAGTGGGCCACGACTGCAGGGGGGACCATCCTCTTCATCATGCAGCCATGGTCTGTATTGACCTGGTGGCTCAGAGCCAGGGCGGTGGATGTTATTCTTTTGACAGATACCCTGCTTGCGGGTTTACCTCACCAACATCTGACACCTGTCAGAGCGTTCCTGGTGCAGAGCGGAGCGCTCAGCCGTACATATGCACCGGGTACGACCTTTACGTGACCCGAGAACCTTGTGTCATGTGCGCCATGGCGCTGGTACACTCCCGGATAGGTCGGGTCTTCTACGGCGCTGCCTCGGCTGACGGGGCTGCAGGGACCAGATATAAAATCCACTCGCAGAAAGATCTGAACCATCACTTTGAGGTTTACAAAGGAGTGCTGGGCAAGCAGTGCGAGGATCTTAACGGTCTGGGAGACCACAAAAGAGAGAGTGTACAGCAAAGTGAATAA
- the ormdl1 gene encoding ORM1-like protein 1 yields the protein MNVGVAHSEVNPNTRVMNSRGIWLTYALGVGILHVVLLSIPFFSVPVVWTLTNVIHNFGMYVFMHAVKGTPFETPDQGKARLLTHWEQLDYGVQFTSSRKFFTISPIILYFLASFYTKYDTTHFVINTASLLSVLIPKLPQLHRVRIFGINKY from the exons ATGAACGTGGGCGTGGCACACAGCGAGGTGAACCCTAACACTCGGGTCATGAACAGTCGAGGGATCTGGCTGACCTACGCGCTGGGTGTGGGGATACTTCACGTTGTGCTCTTGAGCATCCCCTTCTTCAGCGTGCCGGTGGTGTGGACTCTCACCAACGTCATACACAACTTT GGAATGTATGTCTTTATGCATGCAGTGAAGGGGACACCGTTTGAGACCCCGGACCAAGGAAAAGCCAGACTTCTCACACATTGGGAACAGCTTGACTACGGCGTGCAGTTCACGTCATCTAGAAAGTTCTTCACCATCTCCCCAATCATCCT ATACTTCCTGGCAAGTTTCTACACAAAGTACGACACCACACACTTCGTCATAAACACTGCCTCACTTCTGAGCGTCCTGATCCCCAAGCTGCCACAACTACACCGAGTGAGAATCTTCGGCATCAACAAGTATTAA